The Bombus pyrosoma isolate SC7728 linkage group LG3, ASM1482585v1, whole genome shotgun sequence genome has a segment encoding these proteins:
- the LOC122566250 gene encoding restin homolog isoform X8, whose translation MDHLWETHGRRLSEAGLRRGSDNSVVLTEDTDSFIIGDRVWVGGTKPGSIAYIGETQFAPGDWAGVVLDEPIGKNDGSVAGSRYFQCEPKRGIFSRLTRLTRAPLTDIIAATSPIQKTPTSPSDSAKGSLSKSMSPSLNASTTSLSSTVSQRDLRIGDRVIVSSSQGSKTGVLRYIGITEFALGEWCGVELDEPIGKNDGSVNDKRYFECRPKYGLFAPAHKVSRSPSSKRSSCIVHKPTGAALNTSMRKTGSRESLLSMSSIISTASTATKAGVSAARRPGFRTSTPARITLQETLKEKQQEIEILRKERDLERERITKAANQADQAEQSLISVVKEYEQYREKMQKTVTDAEVAFSKLLEEKNALALQLEEEKRKCEDLLFRFEEESVNKDDIQKERSEQCVINTVNENKIKDLEKLLLEERERVGQLESDSIKLFETEEELTRLRNEVSNVTAQETQQLEDLQSRNKILEESRNNLENEVQEKRILIEQYINQITQLQSKLKENQQESAVHKESETNLRTEIERATKDLEKKNTLIEDMKKEFEHSTNTLKEQLQKATETIENIKKESTSEKELLKSKYDKIVEEKENLLKAKTEELEVQSKKQLEVQNVALENLKTENMKQISKLSESFNEQLNMKDSKIKEVSTKLDQKISETEKLMVELSTQIDINKKKDEELSVALKKLEELNEKLKLMEEKNYLLSKQIQEYEKIADDSFKIVQEKQKLEHDIASLMATEANSSVQLKKLSEELKVKEKELSELRSTTAAEIEELTKRYQGQIEEKAKCIEEANAYISQKSLLLSKLENDVLELKSILANKDEEIKNLIQKTLDLQNALTLSEQAKTNLENEFQGLQSDIEQLNQQVAGTENKLSQVTFQKEKLEADIANLLSTSADSSEQLMKYNEDLRTKEKELDEFKDKAFKNETMLKSLELKLINIETELNKANTLIQEQCSELENNKSELEKEKKLNVELSSKIKGFETENVELEKQIKENDYIKDELKERTQESLNLSNELKNNKEEILNLQKQYETLKNSHKEEVSSLQKVIDNIKTELTTSQETTKTLQKIKSKLEANQSANRWTIEELTEKLEAEATNRTKLESLMTEKESNLHELQKKYEELQKTNEALIANQKATDKNLTTSLDSMSSEVKELRDKLDVAAEMIKVKEDALVQMKKETEQAETQILKLNDTVASIQREQTDNVEEMKKLQEMLSKKEKEISNITETKISLENNLKSVESKLEENIKTLESQLKTVQNELDVKNNMLQESEHIIKELKSSKEESVMKLQNTLECEMKAKQTELEFAMQKNSELQKHQQSLQDTIEKQVNDLNNKEVTIDKLTAQIKALEDAQMKKLKTDEQMQNEEVKLMQSKLSEAIKENRNLVDSKESLEKLLVEQKKKIEMLTNTIQTKEKETEKNIQNLVEKLNLVSTESAQLKEAQSNLERENKQITAKWTEATSQLKLTRENIKNNYDVAGGDMKQHMVDKDIDMIKLKEEYETAKSQIDFLNSVIVEMQRKNEALLCKVEVLEIGVPANEADEYTKTTLEKRMAAPRMFCDICEQFDLHETEDCPRQAQDFLDTEKVVKPPKKTSVERPYCENCEMFGHDTRDCDDAETF comes from the exons ATGGATCATCTCTGGGAAACGCACGGCCGTCGATTAAGCGAGGCTGGCCTGCGCAGAGGATCAG ATAACAGCGTGGTTCTGACGGAGGACACGGACAGCTTCATAATAGGAGATCGAGTATGGGTCGGTGGCACGAAACCAGGCTCCATTGCTTATATCGGCGAAACTCAATTTGCCCCTGGAGATTGGGCTGGAGTGGTACTGGACGAACCTATTG GCAAGAACGATGGATCCGTGGCTGGCAGTCGGTACTTCCAATGCGAACCAAAGCGAGGAATATTCTCTCGATTGACCAGACTGACCAGAGCACCGTTAACCGATATCATCGCTGCAACATCACCGATACAAAAGACACCTACTTCGCCAAGTGACAGCGCGAAAGGAAGCCTCAGCAAGTCCATGTCTCCGTCTCTAA ACGCATCAACGACGAGTCTATCGTCCACGGTGTCGCAGAGGGATCTCAGGATAGGTGACAGGGTAATAGTATCGTCCAGTCAAGGCAGCAAAACCGGTGTCCTCAGGTACATCGGCATCACAGAGTTTGCACTTGGCGAATGGTGCGGTGTGGAACTAGATGAGCCGATTGGAAAGAACGATGGTTCCGTCAACGACAAGAG GTACTTCGAGTGTCGACCTAAATACGGTCTGTTCGCACCCGCACACAAGGTCAGCCGGTCGCCGTCCAGCAAAAGGTCATCGTGCATAGTGCACAAGCCAACTGGCGCCGCCCTGAACACGTCCATGAGAAAGACCGGTTCCAGAGAGTCATTGCTCTCGATGTCGAGCATCATCAGCACCGCTAGCACAGCCACCAAGGCTGGTGTTAGCGCCGCGAGG CGGCCTGGTTTTCGCACCTCAACACCTGCACGAATCACCCTGCAG GAAACGTTAAAGGAGAAGCAACAGGAAATCGAGATTCTCCGGAAAGAGCGAGATTTAGAACGTGAACGAATTACGAAAGCCGCAAATCAAGCAGATCAGGCGGAACAGTCGCTTATCTCAGTAGTAAAAGAATATGAGCAG taTCGcgagaaaatgcaaaaaacCGTTACTGACGCGGAGGTTGCGTTTTCAAAATTACTCGAAGAGAAAAATGCACTTGCTTTACAATtggaggaagagaagaggaagtgTGAAGATCTGCTGTTTCGTTTCGAGGAAGAATCGGTTAACAAGGATGATATTCAG aaagaaagaagtgaGCAATGT GTGATAAATactgtaaatgaaaataagatcAAAGATCTCGAAAAGCTGTTGCtggaagaaagagaacgtGTCGGTCAACTTGAAAGTGATAGCATCAAATTATTCGAAACGGAAGAAGAACTGACCCGTCTTCGCAATGAAGTTTCAAATGTTACTGCTCAAGAAACGCAGCAACTCGAAG ACTTACAGAgtcggaataaaattttggagGAAAGTAGAAACAATCTTGAGAATGAGGTGcaagagaaaagaatactTATAGAGcaatatataaatcaaataactCAATTGCaatcaaaattgaaagaaaatcaacAAGAAAGCGCGGTTCATAAAGAATCAGAGACAAATTTGCGGACGGAAATAGAACGTGCGACGAAAGATTTGGAGAAAAAGAATACGTTGATAGAAGATATGAAAAAGGAATTTGAACACAGTACAAATACTTTGAAAGAACAGTTGCAAAAGGCTAcagaaacgatagaaaatattaaaaaggaaagtacaagtgaaaaagaattattaaagtcAAAGTATGATAAGATAGtcgaagagaaggaaaatctTTTGAAAGCAAAAACAGAAGAATTAGAAGTACAATCAAAAAAACAGTTAGAAGTACAAAATGTTGCATTGGAGAATCTTAAGACTGAGAATATGAAGCAAATTAGCAAACTTTCAGAGTCTTTCAATgaacaattaaatatgaaagacTCGAAGATTAAAGAAGTTTCTACTAAGCTTGATCAAAAAATATCTGAGACTGAAAAACTGATGGTTGAACTATCCACgcaaattgatataaataagaaaaaagatgaagaattATCTGTTGCTTTAAAGAAACTGGAAG aaCTAAACGAAAAGCTCAAGttaatggaagaaaagaattatttgctTTCTAAACAAATCCAAGAGTACGAAAAAATTGCTGATGATAGCTTTAAAATAGTCCAGGAAAAGCAAAAGTTG GAACATGATATCGCTTCCTTAATGGCTACCGAGGCCAATTCCTCAGTccaattgaagaaattaagcGAAGAGttgaaagtgaaagaaaaggaactATCGGAACTTCGTTCAACAACAGCAGCTGAAATAGAAGAATTAACTAAACGTTATCAGGGTCAGATTGAAGAGAAAGCAAAATGTATAGAAGAAGCAAATGCTTATATATCTCAGAAATCATTATTACTcagtaaattagaaaatgatgTCCTTGAATTGAAATCGATTCTTGCCAAtaaagatgaagaaataaaaaatctcatACAAAAGACTTTAg ATTTACAAAATGCACTTACTTTATCAGAACAAGCTAAGACAAATCTGGAGAATGAATTCCAAGGACTTCAAAGCGATATAGAACAATTAAATCAACAAGTTGCTGGTACAGAAAATAAACTGTCGCAAGTCACTTTTCAAAAGGAAAAATTG gAAGCTGATATTGCAAATTTGTTAAGTACTTCCGCTGATTCATCGGAGCAACTTATGAAATACAATGAGGATTtacgaacaaaagaaaaagaacttgATGAATTTAAAGATAAAGCATTCAAGAATGAAACTATGCTCAAATCATTAGAGTTGAAGTTGATTAATATCGAAACAGAATTAAACAAAGCTAATACATTAATTCAAGAACAATGCtcagaattagaaaataataaatctgaattggaaaaagagaaaaaattgaacgtgGAGTTATCTAGCAAAATAAAAGGatttgaaacagaaaatgtagaacttgaaaaacaaataaaagaaaatgattacaTTAAAGACGAACTTAAAGAAAGAACTCAAGAATCATTGAATCTTTCAAatgaactaaaaaataacaaagaggAAATTCTTAATCTACAAAAACAAtatgaaactttaaaaaattcacataAAGAGGAGGTATCTTCTCTTCAGAAAGTGATTGATAACATAAAGACGGAATTAACTACTTCTCAAGAGACAACAAAGACTTTGCAAAAGATCAAATCTAAGTTAGAAGCTAATCAAAGTGCCAATCGTTGGACAATTGAAGAATTGACAGAAAAACTCGAAGCTGAAGCAACAAACCGTACGAAATTAGAATCATTAATGACAGAAAAAGAATCTAATCTGCATGagttacaaaagaaatatgaagaattacagaaaacgaacgaagctTTGATAGCTAATCAAAAAGCTACTGACAAAAATCTTACTACGTCGTTAGATAGTATGTCCAGTGAAGTAAAAGAATTGAGGGATAAACTAGATGTTGCTGCAGAAATGATTAAAGTCAAAGAAGATGCTCTTgtacaaatgaaaaaggaaactgAACAAGCTGAAACACAAATTTTGAAGCTTAATGACACTGTTGCATCTATTCAAAGGGAACAAACGGATAATGtagaggaaatgaaaaaattacaagaaatgctatcaaagaaggaaaaggaaatatctAACATCacggaaacaaaaatttctttagaaaataatctaaaatcTGTAGAatcaaaattagaagaaaatataaaaactttaGAATCACAGTTGAAGACCGTACAAAATGAGCTAGATGTAAAAAATAACATGCTTCAGGAATCagaacatataataaaagaattgaaaagcTCCAAAGAAGAATCTGtgatgaaattacaaaatactttaGAATGTGAAATGAAAGCTAAACAAACTGAGCTTGAATTTGCAATGCAGAAAAATTCTGAATTACAAAAACATCAACAATCGCTTCAAGATACGATAGAAAAACAAGTTAATGATTTGAATAACAAAGAAGTaacaatcgataaattaacaGCACAAATTAAAGCCTTAGAAGATGcacaaatgaaaaaattgaaaacggaTGAACAGATGCAAAATGAAGAAGTTAAACTTATGCAAAGTAAGCTAAGTGAGGCGattaaagaaaacagaaatctAGTTGACAGTAAAGAATCTCTTGAAAAATTACTTGtagaacagaaaaagaaaattgaaatgttaacAAATACCATACaaactaaagaaaaagaaactgagaaaaatattcaaaatttggTAGAGAAATTAAACCTTGTATCCACGGAATCTGCACAGTTAAAAGAAGCACAAAGTAATTT ggaaagagaaaataaacaaattactGCTAAATGGACAGAAGCAACGAGTCAATTAAAACTTACTCGTGAAAACATAAAGAATAATTACGAT gtAGCAGGAGGTGATATGAAACAACATATgg ttGATAAAGACATTGACATGATAAAGTTAAAAGAGGAATATGAAACAGCAAAAAGTCAAATAGATTTCTTAAATTCTGTAATAGTGGAGATGCAACGTAAAAACGAAGCTTTACTATGTAAAGTTGAAGTTCTTGAAATAGGAGTACCTGCCAATGAAGCTGATGAGTATACCAA aACCACATTAGAAAAACGAATGGCTGCGCCACGTATGTTCTGTGATATTTGTGAACAATTTGATTTACACGAAACGGAAGATTGTCCACGACAAGCTCAAGACTTTCTAGACACGGAAAAGGTTGTAAAGCCCCCGAAGAAAACATCGGTGGAAAGACCGTACTGCGAAAACTGTGAAA TGTTTGGACATGATACTCGTGATTGCGATGATGCTGAAACCTTTTAA
- the LOC122566250 gene encoding CAP-Gly domain-containing linker protein 1 isoform X10, which translates to MRKTGSRESLLSMSSIISTASTATKAGVSAARRPGFRTSTPARITLQETLKEKQQEIEILRKERDLERERITKAANQADQAEQSLISVVKEYEQYREKMQKTVTDAEVAFSKLLEEKNALALQLEEEKRKCEDLLFRFEEESVNKDDIQKERSEQCVINTVNENKIKDLEKLLLEERERVGQLESDSIKLFETEEELTRLRNEVSNVTAQETQQLEDLQSRNKILEESRNNLENEVQEKRILIEQYINQITQLQSKLKENQQESAVHKESETNLRTEIERATKDLEKKNTLIEDMKKEFEHSTNTLKEQLQKATETIENIKKESTSEKELLKSKYDKIVEEKENLLKAKTEELEVQSKKQLEVQNVALENLKTENMKQISKLSESFNEQLNMKDSKIKEVSTKLDQKISETEKLMVELSTQIDINKKKDEELSVALKKLEELNEKLKLMEEKNYLLSKQIQEYEKIADDSFKIVQEKQKLEHDIASLMATEANSSVQLKKLSEELKVKEKELSELRSTTAAEIEELTKRYQGQIEEKAKCIEEANAYISQKSLLLSKLENDVLELKSILANKDEEIKNLIQKTLDLQNALTLSEQAKTNLENEFQGLQSDIEQLNQQVAGTENKLSQVTFQKEKLEADIANLLSTSADSSEQLMKYNEDLRTKEKELDEFKDKAFKNETMLKSLELKLINIETELNKANTLIQEQCSELENNKSELEKEKKLNVELSSKIKGFETENVELEKQIKENDYIKDELKERTQESLNLSNELKNNKEEILNLQKQYETLKNSHKEEVSSLQKVIDNIKTELTTSQETTKTLQKIKSKLEANQSANRWTIEELTEKLEAEATNRTKLESLMTEKESNLHELQKKYEELQKTNEALIANQKATDKNLTTSLDSMSSEVKELRDKLDVAAEMIKVKEDALVQMKKETEQAETQILKLNDTVASIQREQTDNVEEMKKLQEMLSKKEKEISNITETKISLENNLKSVESKLEENIKTLESQLKTVQNELDVKNNMLQESEHIIKELKSSKEESVMKLQNTLECEMKAKQTELEFAMQKNSELQKHQQSLQDTIEKQVNDLNNKEVTIDKLTAQIKALEDAQMKKLKTDEQMQNEEVKLMQSKLSEAIKENRNLVDSKESLEKLLVEQKKKIEMLTNTIQTKEKETEKNIQNLVEKLNLVSTESAQLKEAQSNLERENKQITAKWTEATSQLKLTRENIKNNYDVAGGDMKQHMVDKDIDMIKLKEEYETAKSQIDFLNSVIVEMQRKNEALLCKVEVLEIGVPANEADEYTKTTLEKRMAAPRMFCDICEQFDLHETEDCPRQAQDFLDTEKVVKPPKKTSVERPYCENCEMFGHDTRDCDDAETF; encoded by the exons ATGAGAAAGACCGGTTCCAGAGAGTCATTGCTCTCGATGTCGAGCATCATCAGCACCGCTAGCACAGCCACCAAGGCTGGTGTTAGCGCCGCGAGG CGGCCTGGTTTTCGCACCTCAACACCTGCACGAATCACCCTGCAG GAAACGTTAAAGGAGAAGCAACAGGAAATCGAGATTCTCCGGAAAGAGCGAGATTTAGAACGTGAACGAATTACGAAAGCCGCAAATCAAGCAGATCAGGCGGAACAGTCGCTTATCTCAGTAGTAAAAGAATATGAGCAG taTCGcgagaaaatgcaaaaaacCGTTACTGACGCGGAGGTTGCGTTTTCAAAATTACTCGAAGAGAAAAATGCACTTGCTTTACAATtggaggaagagaagaggaagtgTGAAGATCTGCTGTTTCGTTTCGAGGAAGAATCGGTTAACAAGGATGATATTCAG aaagaaagaagtgaGCAATGT GTGATAAATactgtaaatgaaaataagatcAAAGATCTCGAAAAGCTGTTGCtggaagaaagagaacgtGTCGGTCAACTTGAAAGTGATAGCATCAAATTATTCGAAACGGAAGAAGAACTGACCCGTCTTCGCAATGAAGTTTCAAATGTTACTGCTCAAGAAACGCAGCAACTCGAAG ACTTACAGAgtcggaataaaattttggagGAAAGTAGAAACAATCTTGAGAATGAGGTGcaagagaaaagaatactTATAGAGcaatatataaatcaaataactCAATTGCaatcaaaattgaaagaaaatcaacAAGAAAGCGCGGTTCATAAAGAATCAGAGACAAATTTGCGGACGGAAATAGAACGTGCGACGAAAGATTTGGAGAAAAAGAATACGTTGATAGAAGATATGAAAAAGGAATTTGAACACAGTACAAATACTTTGAAAGAACAGTTGCAAAAGGCTAcagaaacgatagaaaatattaaaaaggaaagtacaagtgaaaaagaattattaaagtcAAAGTATGATAAGATAGtcgaagagaaggaaaatctTTTGAAAGCAAAAACAGAAGAATTAGAAGTACAATCAAAAAAACAGTTAGAAGTACAAAATGTTGCATTGGAGAATCTTAAGACTGAGAATATGAAGCAAATTAGCAAACTTTCAGAGTCTTTCAATgaacaattaaatatgaaagacTCGAAGATTAAAGAAGTTTCTACTAAGCTTGATCAAAAAATATCTGAGACTGAAAAACTGATGGTTGAACTATCCACgcaaattgatataaataagaaaaaagatgaagaattATCTGTTGCTTTAAAGAAACTGGAAG aaCTAAACGAAAAGCTCAAGttaatggaagaaaagaattatttgctTTCTAAACAAATCCAAGAGTACGAAAAAATTGCTGATGATAGCTTTAAAATAGTCCAGGAAAAGCAAAAGTTG GAACATGATATCGCTTCCTTAATGGCTACCGAGGCCAATTCCTCAGTccaattgaagaaattaagcGAAGAGttgaaagtgaaagaaaaggaactATCGGAACTTCGTTCAACAACAGCAGCTGAAATAGAAGAATTAACTAAACGTTATCAGGGTCAGATTGAAGAGAAAGCAAAATGTATAGAAGAAGCAAATGCTTATATATCTCAGAAATCATTATTACTcagtaaattagaaaatgatgTCCTTGAATTGAAATCGATTCTTGCCAAtaaagatgaagaaataaaaaatctcatACAAAAGACTTTAg ATTTACAAAATGCACTTACTTTATCAGAACAAGCTAAGACAAATCTGGAGAATGAATTCCAAGGACTTCAAAGCGATATAGAACAATTAAATCAACAAGTTGCTGGTACAGAAAATAAACTGTCGCAAGTCACTTTTCAAAAGGAAAAATTG gAAGCTGATATTGCAAATTTGTTAAGTACTTCCGCTGATTCATCGGAGCAACTTATGAAATACAATGAGGATTtacgaacaaaagaaaaagaacttgATGAATTTAAAGATAAAGCATTCAAGAATGAAACTATGCTCAAATCATTAGAGTTGAAGTTGATTAATATCGAAACAGAATTAAACAAAGCTAATACATTAATTCAAGAACAATGCtcagaattagaaaataataaatctgaattggaaaaagagaaaaaattgaacgtgGAGTTATCTAGCAAAATAAAAGGatttgaaacagaaaatgtagaacttgaaaaacaaataaaagaaaatgattacaTTAAAGACGAACTTAAAGAAAGAACTCAAGAATCATTGAATCTTTCAAatgaactaaaaaataacaaagaggAAATTCTTAATCTACAAAAACAAtatgaaactttaaaaaattcacataAAGAGGAGGTATCTTCTCTTCAGAAAGTGATTGATAACATAAAGACGGAATTAACTACTTCTCAAGAGACAACAAAGACTTTGCAAAAGATCAAATCTAAGTTAGAAGCTAATCAAAGTGCCAATCGTTGGACAATTGAAGAATTGACAGAAAAACTCGAAGCTGAAGCAACAAACCGTACGAAATTAGAATCATTAATGACAGAAAAAGAATCTAATCTGCATGagttacaaaagaaatatgaagaattacagaaaacgaacgaagctTTGATAGCTAATCAAAAAGCTACTGACAAAAATCTTACTACGTCGTTAGATAGTATGTCCAGTGAAGTAAAAGAATTGAGGGATAAACTAGATGTTGCTGCAGAAATGATTAAAGTCAAAGAAGATGCTCTTgtacaaatgaaaaaggaaactgAACAAGCTGAAACACAAATTTTGAAGCTTAATGACACTGTTGCATCTATTCAAAGGGAACAAACGGATAATGtagaggaaatgaaaaaattacaagaaatgctatcaaagaaggaaaaggaaatatctAACATCacggaaacaaaaatttctttagaaaataatctaaaatcTGTAGAatcaaaattagaagaaaatataaaaactttaGAATCACAGTTGAAGACCGTACAAAATGAGCTAGATGTAAAAAATAACATGCTTCAGGAATCagaacatataataaaagaattgaaaagcTCCAAAGAAGAATCTGtgatgaaattacaaaatactttaGAATGTGAAATGAAAGCTAAACAAACTGAGCTTGAATTTGCAATGCAGAAAAATTCTGAATTACAAAAACATCAACAATCGCTTCAAGATACGATAGAAAAACAAGTTAATGATTTGAATAACAAAGAAGTaacaatcgataaattaacaGCACAAATTAAAGCCTTAGAAGATGcacaaatgaaaaaattgaaaacggaTGAACAGATGCAAAATGAAGAAGTTAAACTTATGCAAAGTAAGCTAAGTGAGGCGattaaagaaaacagaaatctAGTTGACAGTAAAGAATCTCTTGAAAAATTACTTGtagaacagaaaaagaaaattgaaatgttaacAAATACCATACaaactaaagaaaaagaaactgagaaaaatattcaaaatttggTAGAGAAATTAAACCTTGTATCCACGGAATCTGCACAGTTAAAAGAAGCACAAAGTAATTT ggaaagagaaaataaacaaattactGCTAAATGGACAGAAGCAACGAGTCAATTAAAACTTACTCGTGAAAACATAAAGAATAATTACGAT gtAGCAGGAGGTGATATGAAACAACATATgg ttGATAAAGACATTGACATGATAAAGTTAAAAGAGGAATATGAAACAGCAAAAAGTCAAATAGATTTCTTAAATTCTGTAATAGTGGAGATGCAACGTAAAAACGAAGCTTTACTATGTAAAGTTGAAGTTCTTGAAATAGGAGTACCTGCCAATGAAGCTGATGAGTATACCAA aACCACATTAGAAAAACGAATGGCTGCGCCACGTATGTTCTGTGATATTTGTGAACAATTTGATTTACACGAAACGGAAGATTGTCCACGACAAGCTCAAGACTTTCTAGACACGGAAAAGGTTGTAAAGCCCCCGAAGAAAACATCGGTGGAAAGACCGTACTGCGAAAACTGTGAAA TGTTTGGACATGATACTCGTGATTGCGATGATGCTGAAACCTTTTAA